The Microbaculum marinisediminis genome includes the window CGGTCACGGCCACGCGGCGCTGCGCGACGCCGGCATCGACGTCGTGGTCGGCATCGGCGCGGACGAAGCCCGCGCGGTCCATGTCGGTCATTTCACGCGGGTACGCGAGGGCCGGCCCTGGGTCACGCTGAAGCTCGCCGTCAGCCGTGATGGCATGATCGCCGGGCCCGGCGGTGTGCCGGTCGCCATAACGGGGCCGCGCGCCCGGGCATCGGCCCACATGCTGCGCGCGACGAACGACGCCATCCTGATCGGCATTCGTACGGCGCTCGCCGACGACCCGGCGCTGACCTGCCGGCTGCCGGGAATGCAGGACCGGTCGCCCGTGCGGATCGTGCTGGATACCGATCTGCGCTTGCCGGTGACGGCGAAAATGCTCGACGAGGCCGGAGGAACACCGGTCTGGCTGATGTCGCGCGAGACAGCCGACCCGGCCCGAAGGGCGGGGCTCGAGCGGCGTGGCGCGGTCTTGCTGCCGTCGGACGGCGGCATCGGCGCCGCGTTGGACGTGTTGGCGGAGCACGGCATCACCCGTGTACTCGTCGAGGGTGGCGCGACGGTGGCCACGAGCCTTGCGGACGCCGGCATGATCGACGAGGCCGTGATCTACGACGGAGCGGTCGACATCGGAGCGAATGGGGTGCCGGCCGGACCGGCCCTTGCCGCGATCCGCGCGAACGGGGCATACAGGCCCGTCGACCGGGTGTCGCTCGGCGACGACGTGATGTCGACCTACATACGGACGGGTTAGGAGCGCGGATGTTCACGGGTATCGTGACCGATAGGGGCGAGGTGGTTTCGCGGCAGGACGACGACGGCGTCAGCCGGTTTGCCATTCGCTGTTCCTACCCCGCCGACTCGATCGCGCTCGGCGCTTCGATCGCGTGCGGCGGACCGTGCCTGACCGTGACCTCGGTGGCGACCGAGGCGGACGGATGGACCGTCTTTACCGTCGACGTGACGGGCGAGACGCTGGCGCGCACCACGGTCGGTGGCTGGAAGCCGGGAACGCGCATCAACCTCGAGCGCTCGCTCAGGCAGGGCGACGAGCTCGGCGGCCACATCGTCACCGGCCATATCGACGGCGTCGCGCCGATCATCGGCCGTGAGGCCGACGGGGAGGCGACCCGTTTCACCTTCGAGGCGCCCGCGCCGCTGCATCGGTTCATCGCCGAGAAGGGCTCGGTCTGCCTCGACGGAACATCGCTCACCGTCAACGGCGTCGAGCAAAATCGCTTCTGGGTGACGCTCATTCCACATACGCTGCAAGTTACGACATGGGGCGAACGCGGCATCGGCGACAAGGTCAACCTGGAGGTTGACCTGATGGCGCGCTATGTCGCCCGGCTCAAGGAAACGGAAGACAAATGACCAACGACGGACCGCGCATCCTCATCATCGAGGCGGTGTTCTATCCCGATATCGCCGAGAGCCTGCGCACGGGCGCAATGGCTGCCCTGGAAGAGGCGGATGCGCGCGTCGAGCGCATCTGGGTGCCGGGTGTGCTGGAGATCCCCGCGGCGCTGGCGATGGCCGTCGAGGCTGGCAAGCGCTTCGAGCCCGCGGCCTATGACGGCTTTGTGCTTCTCGGCTGCGTCATCCGCGGCGAGACGAGCCACTACGATATCGTGGCGAACGATTCCGCCCGCGCGGTGATGGATCTCGCGGTCGGGCACCGGCTCGCCCTGGGCAACGGTATCCTGACGGTCGAGAATGCCCAGCAGGCCCATGCGCGTGCCGCGATCGACGGTCGCGACAAGGGCGGCTTCGCCGCGCGCGCCGCGCTGGCCATGATCGGCGTCCGCCGCAGCCTACAGGGTGACAACCGGTGAATACCGCGCGCGTCGAACGACCGGTCTCCAAGGCCAACAAACGAGGCGCCGCCCGTCTCGCCGCCGTTCAGGCCCTCTACCAGATGGATGTCGCAAGCTCCGGCCTCGAAGCGACGCTGGCCGAATTCGAGGCCCATCGGCTCGGCGGCGAAATCGAGGGCGACAAGCTGATCGGCGCCGACGTGAAGTTCTTCCGCGATCTCGTCTCGGGCGTCGTCAAGCTCCAGCGGCGCATCGACACCGACGTCAACACGCATCTCGAGAAGGGATGGCCGCTGAAGCGCGTCGACCTGACGTTGCGCGCCGTGCTGCGCGCCGGCGCCTATGAGCTGATCGAGCGCCGCGACGTGCCGCCGCGTGTGGTCATCAGCGAGTATGTCGACATCGCCAAGGCTTTCTTCGAGGACGGCGACGAGCCCGGCATTGTCAATGCGATCCTGGATTCCATCGCACGGCGCGAACGGGCGAAGGAGCTCGCCGGAAGCGGGGGCTGATGAGCGGTCCCGGTGCGCCGGAAGGCGACGAACACGGCCTGATCGCGCGCTACTTTCGCCCCTTGGCGACGGCGCCAGGCGCCTTTCAGCTGCTCGATGACGCCGCCGCGTTCTCGCCGCCTCCGGGAACCGATCTCGTCCTGACCAAGGACGGCATCGCCGAAGGCCACCACTTTCTGAGTGGCGAGGCCGCCGGCGTGGTCGCCCGCAAGGCGCTCAGGGTCAACCTCTCCGATCTCGCCGCCAAGGGCGCGACGCCGGACGGCTATCTGGTGCTGCTCGGGCTCGGTCCCGACTGGACGGAAGACTGGGTGCGGGACTTCGCCGAAGGGCTCGCCGCAGACCAAGAGGAATACGGGATTTCCGTCTATGGCGGCGACACGATCCGCGCCGACACGCTTCTCGTCTCGATAACCGCCTTCGGCAGCGTCGAAAAGGGCGGCATGGTGCGCCGTGCCGGCGCGAGGCCCGGCGACCGCGTCTATGTCTCCGGCACCATCGGCGACGGGGCATTGGGGCTCCTGGTCGCCACGGACGATCCGAGGATCTCCGGCCTGGACGACGACAAACGGGCCTTCCTGCGCGCGCGCTATCGCCTGCCGCAGCCGCGCGTCGTCCTGGCGCCGGCCGTGGCCCGGTTCGCGACGGCGGCCCTGGACGTGTCCGACGGCCTTGTTGGCGACCTCGACAAACTGTGCGCCGTTTCCCGCGTCTCCGCGCGTATTCAGGCGGGAACCGTCCCGCTGTCCGTAGCGGCGGCCGCGGCGGTCCAAGACAATCCGGCGCTCCTGGCGCTGTGCCTGACCGGCGGCGACGATTACGAGATCCTCTGCATGGTTTCCCCGGATAACGCCGCCGCATTCGAGGCGGCGGCGGCCGAGGCGGGAGTTCCCGTCCGGAATATCGGAGAAGTCGTCGAAGGCGGAGAGCGCCCCGTCTTCCTGGATACCGAAGGCGCGCCGATGCAATTCGGCCATCGCGCCTTCAGCCATGTCGGAGCGACATATTCGGGTCCCTGAATTGTTGGTTGACGTCTGGGCATCGGCGTGTCGTTTTGCGTGTCCGATCCGGGGAAGTCATGACCAGCATCTCGATCACGGACCAGTTCGACGATGGTGCGGCGCGGCGCAACGCGCTGGTGCTGGCCGCCGCGCAGGCGGTCGGAGGCGCCTCCGCGCCGATCGTCGTCGCGATGTCGAGCCTTGCCGGTTTCTACCTGCTTGGCGAAGACAAGTCGCTGGCCACGCTTCCGGTCGCCTTCTACATCATCGGCGTGGCGATGGGCTCCATTCCGGCCGCGCATCTGATGCGCATGATCGGCCGCCGTCCGGGCTTTCAGATCGGCGCGCTCGGCGGCCTGATAGGTGGCGCGACCGCGGCCTACGCCGTCGTTTCCGGTCAGTTCTGGCTCCTGTGCATGGGGACGGCCCTCACCGGAATGGGCGGCTCGTTCGTCCAGCAATACCGGTTCGCCGCCGCCGATACCGCCAGCGCGGCGTTCCGGCCAAAGGCGATCTCCTGGGTGCTTGCCGGTGGCGTCATCACGGGTATCATCGGTCCCCAGATCGTCATCTTCACAAAGGACGCGCTGGCGCCGATCCCCTTCGCCGGCGCCTTCCTGGCGCAGATCGTGCTGGCCTGCGCGGTGATCGTCATCCTGGGATTCCTGAGGATCCCCAAGCCGATAGTTGCTGAGGCGGCACATGGCGGCCGTCCGATGCGCGTGATCGTCTCGCAGCCGCGTTTCCTCGTCGCCGTCATCTGCGCGATCGCCAGCTACGGACTGATGAGCATGGTGATGACGGCCACGCCGCTCGCCATGGTCGCCTGCGACCACAGCCAGACCGACGCGACGCTTGGCATCCAGTGGCACGTCATCGCCATGTTCGCGCCGAGCTTCTTCACCGGCACGCTGATTGCGCGGTTCGGCCATGAAAGGGTCATCGCGGTTGGCCTGTTGCTGCTGGTCGGCTGCGGCATCGTCGCGATCATGGGCATCTCGCTCGCCCATTTCTGGGGGGCGCTGATCCTGCTCGGGGTCGGCTGGAACTTCGGTTTCATCGGCGCGACCGCGATGCTGACCGAGACCTACGAACCCGAGGAACGCACGCGCGTGCAGGGTCTCAACGATTTCCTGGTCTTCGGTTTCCAGGCGGTGGCGTCGCTCGCCGCCGGGGCGATCCTCAATGCCTACGGCTGGAACACGCTGAATATCGTGATCTTTCCAGTCGTCGCCCTGTGTTTCGTCGCGCTGGCCTGGCTTTGGTGGGCCGGTGATCGGCGACCTACCGCATAGTCTGTTTTATAAGACCTTCCGCTTTTGTAAGACCTTCCGCTCGGTTGCTAAGTCAGCGCTTTTCTGGCAATGGTCGCCGCGACCATAGGTCACGGGGGCGGAGACTTTGTACAGTTCAGACGGCAATTCGGCGAAGCAGCGCGCCCGTTCATCTTCGAAGACAATCAGTCAAACAGGATTGGGCATATGACTATGGCTATCTGGGTGATTATCGCCTGCGGGGCCCTGTCGATCGTCTATGGCGTTTGGGCTATTCAGTCGGTCATGGCGGCGGACGCCGGTAATCAGCGCATGCAGGAAATCGCTGGTGCCATTCAGGAGGGGGCTCAGGCCTACCTGACGCGCCAGTACACGACTATCGGTATCGTCGGTATCGTCATTTTCGTCATCGTCGCCTGGCTTCTTTCGATCCCTGTCGCGATCGGTTTCGCGATCGGGGCGATCTTGTCGGGCCTCGCCGGCTTTATCGGCATGCTCGTATCGGTACGAGCCAACGTGCGCACGACCCAGGCCTCCAGCCAGAGCCTTGCCGCGGGCCTCGCGATCGCGTTCCGCTCCGGCGCCGTCACCGGCCTTCTGGTCGCCGGTCTGGCGCTGCTCGGCGTGGCCATCTACTTCCTGATCCTGACCTCGGTCATGGGATTGTCGCTCGAGGACCGCACGATCGTGAACGCGCTCGTCGCCCTCGGTTTCGGCGCCTCGCTGATCTCGATCTTCGCCCGGCTCGGCGGCGGCATCTTCACCAAGGGGGCCGACGTCGGCGGCGACCTGGTCGGCAAGGTCGAAGCCGGCATTCCGGAGGACGATCCGCGCAATCCCGCCACCATCGCCGACAATGTCGGTGACAACGTCGGCGACTGTGCCGGCATGGCCGCCGATCTGTTCGAGACCTACGCGGTGACGGTCGTGGCCACCATGGTGCTTGCCTCGATCTTCTTTGCTGGCTCCGCGGTCCTCGGAGCCTCGATGCTCTATCCGCTGGCCATCGGCGCCGCCTGCGTCGTGACCTCGATCATCGGCACCTTCTTCGTCCGTCTCGGCTCCAACCAGTCGATCATGGGCGCGCTCTACAAGGGCTTCATCGGGACCGGCATCCTGTCGGCGATCGTGCTCTATCCGATCACGTCGTACTTCTTCGGCATGGACACGGTGCTGACGACGAGCCGCGGCCTGTCCTTCACCGGCATGGACCTGTTCCTGTGCGGTATCGCCGGCCTCGTCGTCACGGCGCTGATCATCTTCATCACCGAGTACTACACCGGCATCACCTATCGCCCGGTGAAGTCGATCGCCAACGCCTCGGTCACCGGTCATGGCACCAACGTGATCCAGGGCCTCGCCGTGTCGATGGAAGCGACCGCCCTTCCGGCGATCGTCATCATCGCCGGCATCATCGTGACCTATTCGCTGGCCGGCCTGTTCGGGATCGCGATCGCGGTCACCACGATGCTGGCGCTGGCCGGCGTGGTGGTTGCGCTTGATGCCTTCGGCCCGGTCACGGATAACGCCGGCGGCATTGCCGAGATGGCGGATCTGCCCGAGGACGTGCGCAAGACCACGGACGCGCTCGATGCGGTCGGCAACACCACCAAGGCGGTGACCAAGGGCTATGCCATCGGGTCTGCCGGCCTCGGCGCGCTGGTGCTGTTCGCCGCCTATACGGAGGACCTGAACTACTTCATCGGCAATCCGGCGGAGTTCCCGTATTTCGAGGGCGTTGTGCTCGATTTCTCGCTATCGAACCCGTACGTCGTCGTCGGCCTGTTCTTCGGCGGCCTGCTGCCGTACCTGTTCGGCTCGATGGGCATGATGGCCGTCGGCCGCGCCGGCGGCGCGATCGTCGAGGAAGTGCGCCGTCAGTTCCGCGAGAAGCCGGGCATCATGGAGGGCACGGAGCGTCCCGACTACGGTGCCGCCGTCGACCTTCTGACCCGGGCTGCCATCAAGGAGATGGTCATCCCCTCGATGCTGCCGGTGCTCTCGCCCCTGTTCGTCTTCTTCGTGGTGGACTGGATCGCCGGCAAGTCGGCCGCCTTCTCGGCGCTCGGCGCCATGCTGCTCGGCGTCATCGTCACCGGCCTGTTCGTCGCCATCTCCATGACGGCTGGCGGCGGCGCCTGGGACAACGCCAAGAAGTACATCGAGGACGGCCATCACGGCGGCAAGGGCTCTGAAGCCCACAAGGCCGCGGTGACGGGCGACACGGTGGGTGATCCCTACAAGGACACTGCCGGTCCGGCCGTGAACCCGATGATCAAGATCACCAACATCGTCGCGCTGCTGCTGCTCGCCGTCCTGGCGCACTGACGGCCCGACACGAAAACGAAGCCCCGCGGAGGTTGCCTCCGCGGGGCTTTTTTTTATTTCGCGATCGGGGTCGCGATCGGGTGCGTAGGGGCGAAGGCCCGGCGCCGCCGGACGCTATTCGATCTCCTCGCCCACGGCCGAGGAGAAGATCTGCTTGAGGAACGAGGCTTCCGCGCCCGTCGTCGGCGTCTTGCGGGCGATGAAGTCGACCACGCGCCCGTCCTCCAGACCGTAATTGGCGAAGCGCTCGACACGCCGGTCCTCATCGAAGTAGACCGCCAGGATCCCCTGGTCGGTCGTCTTGGGGGCCAGGAACGCGGTCGTTTCGGTGGTCTGCGAGATGTAGTAGTAGACTTCGTTGCCGAAGGTCGCGGTCGTTGACGGCGTACCGAGCACGAAGTCGACCTGCTCCTTGGAGGAGCCGACCGGTACCTGGTCGAGCTGGTCTTGCGATACGATGTATCCGTGCCGCTGGACGGTGGTGAAGGTGGTGCACGCCGACAGGCCGACGACGGCGGCACAGAGCGCTGCGCCGATCAGGAGCCGGCCGCGAAGTGTGGCGCGGGTCGGAAACCGTTCAGATTCAGGATGTCGCATCGTGTTCTTGTTCCCAGGAGCACAACCGTGCAATTACCGGCGGCGGGCGTTTGACCTAGCTCGGAGGTCAGCCGAATGCAACCCGTTGACACGAGCGCCCGAGGCGCGGAAGGACGCCGGACATGTTTCGTAAGCTGCTCCAACGTATCCGATCGGACGACCGTCCCTATGGCCTCTATGGTGCAATCGTGGCACAGGCGCGGCAGCCGGCATTCTATCAGGGCATCGGCATCGCCGACACCGCCGAAGGCCGTTTCGACATGATCGTGCTGCATGTCGTCCTGGTCATGCGCCGCCTGCGCGGGGAGGGCGCAGAGGGTCGGTCGCGTGCCCAGGCCCTGATCGACCTGTTTTTTGATGACATGGACCGGAACCTGCGCGAGATGGGCGTCAGCGACATGGCGGTGCCCAAGCGCATCCGCTCGATGGTGGAGGCATTCTACGGCCGTGCGGGCGTCTACGACGCGGCCCTGGATGCGGCCGGTGCGGAAGGACTGGAAGCCGCACTCGAGCGGAACCTGTTCGCGGGACCGGCCGCGCAGGCCAGCCTCGATGCCATGGCGGCCTATGTCGTCGCCAGCGCGGAGGCGCTGATGAAAACTTCCGGTGACGCGCTTGCCGCCGGGCGGATAGACTGGCCCGCGATCCCGACGTCTGCGGTCGAGGATCGGGAAAGGGCAGAATGACCTCGAAATCGTATCCCATAAGCGTCGTGGTTACGCGCGACGAGGTTCCCGATGGTGGCCTGGCGGTGACGATCGACGCCACGGAGGACGAGCGTGCCGCGATCGCGCGATATCTCGACAGCCCCTCGGTCCTGTCGATGTCGGCCCGCTTGACGGTGACGCACTGGCGCGGCCGCGGGCTTGCCGTGCGCGGCACCGTCGATGCCCGCATCGTGCAGACCTGCGTCGTCTCGCTGGAGCCCTTCGAGAATCCGGTTCACGAGGACGTGGAATCGTTTTTCGCGCCCGATGTCGCGCCGAGGCCGGAAGAAGAGACCGCCGAAGCGGCGGAAATCCACGATATCGACGTCGAACCGCTGGTTCACGACCGCGTCGATGTCGGCGCCCTGGTCAGCGAATATCTCGCGCTCGGTCTCGATCCCTATCCGCGGAAACCGGGTGCCATCTTTCGAAACAAGGCGGGCAACGACGAAGAGGAGGCGAAAAGTGGCGCATTTGCTTCACTGGCCGCTCTGCGTGACAAGCACGATGAGAACTGAGCGGTTCCACCGGGGATGGAAGGCGTGGCAAGAAAGCGGTTGTTTCAACGGCCTAAACCGCTATTGTCCGGGGCCTCTTGCGCCGAGGGTTGCTGCTCCGGCAGTGGCCGGCAAAACGGTCTTCGCGCATAAAGCCTGATGGTCTCTCCGGTACGCATCTCGATCGACGCCATGGGTGGTGACTTCGGCCCGTCCGTAGTCATTCCCGGCTGCGCGCTGGCGCGGGAACGCTATCCCGACAGCGAGTTCCTGTTCTTCGGCGACGAATCCATGATTCGTCCGGTTCTCGACGCGCACCCGGCCCTGGCGGCGGTATCGACCATAGAGCACACCGACGTGGCCGTGCGCATGGACGACAAGCCGAGCCAGGCGCTCCGTCACGGCCGCCGGCGCTCCAGCATGTGGTTGTCGCTCGAGGCCATCAAGGCGGGCAGGGCCGATGTCGCGGTATCGGCCGGCAACACCGGCGCCCTCATGGCCATGTCGAAACTGTGCCTGCGGATGATGGCCGGCATAGAACGCCCGGCCCTGGCGGCGATCTGGCCGACCCTGCGCGGCGAGAGCATCGTCCTCGACGTCGGGGCCACGATCGGCTCGGACGCCGAGCAGCTGGTCGGTTTCTCCGTCATGGGCGAGGCGATGGCGCGGGCCCTGTTCGGCGTCCACCGCCCGAAGGTCGGCCTGCTCAACATCGGCGTCGAGGAGGTCAAGGGCCTGGAGTACATCCGCGCCGCCGGCCAGATCCTGCGCGAAGGCAATATCCCGATCGACTATGCCGGGTTCATCGAGGGCGACGATATCGGCAAGGGCACCGTGGACGTCGTGGTCTGCGAGGGCTTCACCGGCAACATCGCGCTGAAGACCGCCGAGGGCACCGCCAAGCAGATCGCCGAGTACCTGCGCCAGGGCATGCGCCGCAGCCTGTTGAGCCGGATCGGTTTCCTGTTCGCCAAGGCGGCCTTCGACACGCTCAAGGAAAAGATGGACCCGCGCAAGTCGAACGGCGGTGTCTTCCTCGGGCTCAACGGCATGGTCATCAAGAGCCACGGCGGTACCGACGCGGAGGGCTATTCCGCCGCCGTCGCGCTGGGCTATCACCTGTCCCGGAACGGACTTATGAAGAAAATCGAGGACGGCCTCGGTCACTACGACCGCGACAGGGCCGTCGTCGCTGCAGAACAAGCCGAGGTGGTCGATTCGTGAAAGTCTTGCGTAGCGTGGTGCGCGGCACCGGGTCCTATCTCCCGGCGCGCGTGATGACCAACGATGAGCTATCGCGCATGGTGGACACTTCGGACGAATGGATCGTCCAGCGCAGCGGCATTCGCGAGCGCCACATCGCGGCTGACGGCGAAGTCACCTCCGACCTCGCCACCCATGCCGCGCGCGCGGCGCTCGACGATGCGGGGATCGCGCCCGGCGAGATCGACATGATCGTGCTGGCGACCGCCACGCCCGACAACACCTTTCCCGCGACCGCGGTCACGGTGCAGGCGAATCTCGGCATCGAGCACGGGTCGGCTTTCGACGTGCACGCCGTCTGCTCCGGCTTCGTCTATGCCGTGGCCACCGCCGATGCGATGCTGCGCGCCGGCAATGCCCGCAAGGCGCTGGTGATCGGGGCGGAGACCTTTTCGCGAATCCTCGACTGGGAAGACCGCACCACCTGCGTCCTCTTCGGCGACGGCGCCGGCGCCATCGTCCTCGAGGCGGTCGAGGACGACGCCAATCCGGACGGGCGCGGCGTCCTGTCGGTGCGCCTGCGCTCCGACGGTCGCCACAAGGACAAGCTCTATGTCGACGGCGGTCCGTCGTCGACGGGAACCGTGGGCCATCTGCGCATGCAGGGCCGCGAGGTGTTCCGCCATGCCGTCGGCATGGTCTCGGACGTGATCGACGGCGCCCTGTCCGACGCTGGCAAGGCGGCGCAGGACATCGACTGGTTCGTGCCGCACCAGGCCAACAAGCGCATCATCGATGCGACGGCCCGGAAATTCGGTTGGCCGGAGGACAAGGTCGTCATCACGGTCGACAAGCACGGCAACACGTCGGCGGCCTCGATTCCGCTGGCGCTCGACATTGCCAAACGCGATGGACGTCTGAAACAGGGTCAACTTGTCATGCTCGAGGCGATGGGCGGCGGCTTGACCTGGGGTGCGGCACTGTTGCGCTGGTGACGCAGCAAGATACTTTGCCGATTGTGTTGGTTGACCCGCGCCGTTAGAGCTAATAGCGTTTTCGGTTCAGGGACGTAGCCGACGCGGCGGCGGTTATGTGGAGCGTACGCAGATGGGGGAAAAGACGGTCACGAGAGCGGATCTCTGCGAGGCGGTCTATCAGACGGTAGGCCTTTCGCGGACGGAATCGGCCGATTTGGTCGAATTGGTGCTCTCAGAGATCGCCGATTGCCTGGAGCAGGGGGAGACGGTGAAGCTGTCTTCGTTCGGCTCCTTTGTCGTGCGCGCGAAAGGCGAGCGCATCGGCCGCAATCCCAAGACCGGCGAGGAAGTGCCGATCGAGCCGCGGCGCGTCCTCGTCTTCAAGCCGAGTGCCGTCCTGAAGCAGCGCATCAACAACGGCGCCGACATATCCGACATATCCGACACAGCGGACTGAGCCGGATCCCGACATGACCGAAAAGTCGCCCGAGGCCTTCCGCACGATCAGCGAAGTGGCCGAGGAGCTGGACGTGCCGCAGCACGTCCTGCGCTTCTGGGAGACCCGCTTCGCGCAGATCAAGCCGATGAAGCGCGGCGGCGGCCGGCGCTACTATCGTCCCGAGGACGTCAATCTGCTGAAGGGCATTCGCCATCTCCTCTATGGCGAGGGCTACACCATCAAGGGTGTCCAGCGGATTCTGAAGGAGCAGGGCGTCCGCCACGTCGCGTCGATCTGGGAGATCGGCGAGGCCGAGTCGGCGGAGGCGACCCCGCCGCAGGCGCCGGTTGACGCATTGCCCGAACCGGAACCCGTGGAGCGGCCGCGCCCGGCGCCGCGGCCCCCGGTGCAGCCTCCAGTAGCCCAGCCTCCAGTGGCCCAGACCGCCTCTGCCGAGCCCCGCGCGCCCGCACCGCCGCAGGCGCCGCCGGCCGCGGCACCGCAGCCCCGCGCGGGCGACCCCGCCTCCGCGCCCGCGGCGCCTGCGCCCCGCGCCGGCCTGGCCCCGGAGGAGATCCGTCAGCTCAAGGCGGCGCTGTTCGAGCTGATCGAATGCAAGCGTCTTCTCGAATCGGCGACCTGATCGTGTGCCGCCGGGATCTCAGATCCGTCCGAATCCGGCGGCGTTGACATAGGTTTCCCACGCTTCGTACGCCGCCTTCTTGCGCTTCGACACTTCGCCGGCAAGAACGGCGATATCCTTGTCGTCGAGATCGCCCGGTATTCCGCCAACGGCGGTGCGGAACGCCTCGACGGCCTCGTCGAGGCCTTTGATTGCGTCCTCCCAGGCGGAATAGAGGTGGTGCGGGTGATCGGTCATCGGCGTTCTCCCGTCGTTGCGTGCGTTCGAGCCTAGCGTCGCACGTGCCGCTTGGCCAATCCGCACGCTTGAAAGCAGCCTGGAAGACCGTCATCTGTGTATTGCGAGGCCTTGCATCGCGAGACGGGCTTGAGGCAAGCGTCGCGAACCGCTAGAAGGGCAGGGCCTTGATGGCAGTCGGAGCGTAGCGCAGCCCGGTTAGCGCACTTGTCTGGGGGACAAGGGGTCGGGAGTTCAAATCTCCCCGCTCCGACCATCAAACCCTTTTCTTCCCTTGGTTTTTCCAATCCATTGGTTTTGGCGAGCAGGCATCTCTTAGGAGATGCGAAAGGCGAACATCAGCGCCTATAGCCCTGCAATCCACCTACGAAATCACCCACGTTAAGTTCAGCCTTTGGTTCGCGTTCAGGCGCGGACGAGCACCGGTTTCGCGTCGATTAACCAAGCGTTTGCAATCTGTTAGTTGTCGCCGGTGTATCTGCGTAGGGTCACGTTGAGATGAGGCCGCGCCGTGAACGGTGCCCAACCAAGGACCCGATACCATGACGCATGTGGAACCGATCGCCGCGACACGGCTGTCCGCCGGCCGCGCCGCAGGGGACGAGACGTCGCTGGGCGGGTTCTTTGCCAGGCTCGATCCCGATGTCCGCTCCGAGTGGGCCTGGGACAACTACAAGCCGACGATCGAGGCCCTGTCCCGCGCGTTCGGGC containing:
- the ribD gene encoding bifunctional diaminohydroxyphosphoribosylaminopyrimidine deaminase/5-amino-6-(5-phosphoribosylamino)uracil reductase RibD — protein: MVEYSSDLDARLMAAAIRLGARELGRTWPNPAVGALIVRHEAAGPVIIGRGWTRKGGRPHAETEALAQAGDRARGATCYVSLEPCSHHGRTSPCSDALIAAGVTRVVSAVEDPDARVSGHGHAALRDAGIDVVVGIGADEARAVHVGHFTRVREGRPWVTLKLAVSRDGMIAGPGGVPVAITGPRARASAHMLRATNDAILIGIRTALADDPALTCRLPGMQDRSPVRIVLDTDLRLPVTAKMLDEAGGTPVWLMSRETADPARRAGLERRGAVLLPSDGGIGAALDVLAEHGITRVLVEGGATVATSLADAGMIDEAVIYDGAVDIGANGVPAGPALAAIRANGAYRPVDRVSLGDDVMSTYIRTG
- a CDS encoding riboflavin synthase, with translation MFTGIVTDRGEVVSRQDDDGVSRFAIRCSYPADSIALGASIACGGPCLTVTSVATEADGWTVFTVDVTGETLARTTVGGWKPGTRINLERSLRQGDELGGHIVTGHIDGVAPIIGREADGEATRFTFEAPAPLHRFIAEKGSVCLDGTSLTVNGVEQNRFWVTLIPHTLQVTTWGERGIGDKVNLEVDLMARYVARLKETEDK
- the ribH gene encoding 6,7-dimethyl-8-ribityllumazine synthase, whose translation is MTNDGPRILIIEAVFYPDIAESLRTGAMAALEEADARVERIWVPGVLEIPAALAMAVEAGKRFEPAAYDGFVLLGCVIRGETSHYDIVANDSARAVMDLAVGHRLALGNGILTVENAQQAHARAAIDGRDKGGFAARAALAMIGVRRSLQGDNR
- the nusB gene encoding transcription antitermination factor NusB gives rise to the protein MNTARVERPVSKANKRGAARLAAVQALYQMDVASSGLEATLAEFEAHRLGGEIEGDKLIGADVKFFRDLVSGVVKLQRRIDTDVNTHLEKGWPLKRVDLTLRAVLRAGAYELIERRDVPPRVVISEYVDIAKAFFEDGDEPGIVNAILDSIARRERAKELAGSGG
- the thiL gene encoding thiamine-phosphate kinase, with translation MSGPGAPEGDEHGLIARYFRPLATAPGAFQLLDDAAAFSPPPGTDLVLTKDGIAEGHHFLSGEAAGVVARKALRVNLSDLAAKGATPDGYLVLLGLGPDWTEDWVRDFAEGLAADQEEYGISVYGGDTIRADTLLVSITAFGSVEKGGMVRRAGARPGDRVYVSGTIGDGALGLLVATDDPRISGLDDDKRAFLRARYRLPQPRVVLAPAVARFATAALDVSDGLVGDLDKLCAVSRVSARIQAGTVPLSVAAAAAVQDNPALLALCLTGGDDYEILCMVSPDNAAAFEAAAAEAGVPVRNIGEVVEGGERPVFLDTEGAPMQFGHRAFSHVGATYSGP
- a CDS encoding MFS transporter yields the protein MTSISITDQFDDGAARRNALVLAAAQAVGGASAPIVVAMSSLAGFYLLGEDKSLATLPVAFYIIGVAMGSIPAAHLMRMIGRRPGFQIGALGGLIGGATAAYAVVSGQFWLLCMGTALTGMGGSFVQQYRFAAADTASAAFRPKAISWVLAGGVITGIIGPQIVIFTKDALAPIPFAGAFLAQIVLACAVIVILGFLRIPKPIVAEAAHGGRPMRVIVSQPRFLVAVICAIASYGLMSMVMTATPLAMVACDHSQTDATLGIQWHVIAMFAPSFFTGTLIARFGHERVIAVGLLLLVGCGIVAIMGISLAHFWGALILLGVGWNFGFIGATAMLTETYEPEERTRVQGLNDFLVFGFQAVASLAAGAILNAYGWNTLNIVIFPVVALCFVALAWLWWAGDRRPTA
- a CDS encoding sodium-translocating pyrophosphatase: MTMAIWVIIACGALSIVYGVWAIQSVMAADAGNQRMQEIAGAIQEGAQAYLTRQYTTIGIVGIVIFVIVAWLLSIPVAIGFAIGAILSGLAGFIGMLVSVRANVRTTQASSQSLAAGLAIAFRSGAVTGLLVAGLALLGVAIYFLILTSVMGLSLEDRTIVNALVALGFGASLISIFARLGGGIFTKGADVGGDLVGKVEAGIPEDDPRNPATIADNVGDNVGDCAGMAADLFETYAVTVVATMVLASIFFAGSAVLGASMLYPLAIGAACVVTSIIGTFFVRLGSNQSIMGALYKGFIGTGILSAIVLYPITSYFFGMDTVLTTSRGLSFTGMDLFLCGIAGLVVTALIIFITEYYTGITYRPVKSIANASVTGHGTNVIQGLAVSMEATALPAIVIIAGIIVTYSLAGLFGIAIAVTTMLALAGVVVALDAFGPVTDNAGGIAEMADLPEDVRKTTDALDAVGNTTKAVTKGYAIGSAGLGALVLFAAYTEDLNYFIGNPAEFPYFEGVVLDFSLSNPYVVVGLFFGGLLPYLFGSMGMMAVGRAGGAIVEEVRRQFREKPGIMEGTERPDYGAAVDLLTRAAIKEMVIPSMLPVLSPLFVFFVVDWIAGKSAAFSALGAMLLGVIVTGLFVAISMTAGGGAWDNAKKYIEDGHHGGKGSEAHKAAVTGDTVGDPYKDTAGPAVNPMIKITNIVALLLLAVLAH
- a CDS encoding outer membrane protein assembly factor BamE translates to MRHPESERFPTRATLRGRLLIGAALCAAVVGLSACTTFTTVQRHGYIVSQDQLDQVPVGSSKEQVDFVLGTPSTTATFGNEVYYYISQTTETTAFLAPKTTDQGILAVYFDEDRRVERFANYGLEDGRVVDFIARKTPTTGAEASFLKQIFSSAVGEEIE